The window TAGAAGTACCAGAAGTGGCGTGTAAATTTAGTTTATGATAGCTCTATTTTACAGGAATATTCGttgctgtttattttttaactatttttttgggggggaaggggggggggggttataacAAAATTGGTTGTTGACgtttaatgcatttttttggtgctttatttgcatataaaactaataaatataaattaacccACTTTGATGGTAACAAACTAGTGTTTCACaactacttttaaaaatgttaaaaaagtccAAGACACTGAaaataataagagaaaaaaataaattatcttaATATGGATAATCAAAGCACAGACTGAGAGCAAGTCGTATAGCTTCATTCCAATTGAAGTGAAATCGTCAGTCCATCATGACTGTATATTACACCATTTTTCTACAGATTGATTCTATCGACAGCTTACAATACTCAgacagttacatgtatatcataCCAAACTCGGATACAATTTACCAACATATCACCTTGGCATAAATATTAAcatcaggcccgtagccaggaatttccaagagGGGGTTATTTGGACCCACGAACTCCACTTTAACAATCACAATTCAAACAGAACGTTGACATTAACAGTGCTTACttgttttcaaggggggttcGTCCGACCACCACCCCCCTCCCCTTGGATACGGGTATGAACATTCAATGTCTAGATAATTTTTATAAAGGCTTAATTTGAATAAATAGATCGAGTACAACCGCTTGACAGCAGGGGATTGATAAAAGATGTGGGGATAACGTCAAGGAGACAACCACACTACAACACAAACATAATATGTTTAATCAGAATGACCATATGGTATTACAGCAAATATTGCAATAGACGATATGACTATAAACATTGATGTTATAAGAAAGAAGAATCGATCGACAACCCTGGCTATCCTCTTCCATTCATTTTCAAATAACTGATCAAGTTCATCGTCTGCCCGTTGTTGACACAAATCTCTGTAAGTATCCTTTATCAGCTTCATGAATTCTATACGCGACTGATTCTTTGGTACATGGTCTAAATTGGCAAGACTTTTCATAACTCTTAAAGCCGACTTTTCAAGTTGAGGAGACATATTTGAATGACCATCGAAATGTACTTTAGTAGATACTGGGGAATGCACCGTATGAAAATGTGAACTTGAATGGTCTTTCATTCCAGAGTCAGCAGAATGTGATTCACCAATGTTTATGGTGGGCGGGTGTAGTTCATGCGTATGCAGTTCATGCAGATGCTGTTCATGCTGATGGGGTTCATGCAGATGTTTTTCATGCTGATGCGGTTCATGAATATGAAGTTCATTCGAATGCGCTTCATGAATATGCTGATCATGCGTATGCAGTTCATGTGGGTGCGGTTCATGCGTATGCAGTTCATGTGGGTGCGGTTCATGCGTATGATATGTATGAAAGTTGCTAATAATCTTACTTTCTTTCCTGTCAACGTGGACTTCTGGCATTGAACTTGAAGCAAAATCTTTTGAGTGGGCCGAATCTTTGTTTTCCGGAACTACTTTGTTTGCCTCACTGACATTCATGAATAACATTTTCGCCATCCAATGCAGAACAAGTTTTCTTAACCAATTAGGAGGTGGTTTATATTCAGTTCTAAGATGAAGGTTCAGTACAATTACTGATACTGCAACAGAAAACGTTGATTCAGCCATGAAGAACAGcaaatatatttctgaaataaacaaacaaacttaCTTATGAGTAAGAgaaatagacaataactgtttaactgtttagtgtctttaaatatcagctgtatttggtatgcgagcttttagcgagctattacacctgtttcgagccgagtacaaatacagctgatatttaaagacaataaacagttattgtctttatcctgcaattaattctgtattttatttgtgttttgaaagacacaaaaacacatgttttgcatttattttcgatttgaaatctcTTGAGGCCCGTGTAGCAATAGGGTACAGTAATCAAACATTCAGTTGAAGACGAGTTCGCAAAAAAGAAtttcgaatggtcaacaataatacatcgctcaaggtgaataattatctgaGCGATGAGAGGTCGTCTTTTTATTAGACTGGCattaataatggtttaattttataaattgtgacatggatgtttagttgtctcattgacactcataccacatctctttatatCTATCATATTTGATATCcagtattttgtatttacattattgactggttgtaatttttttcttgatttttttttcaagtcacttaaatttttttcattACGTTCACTTGAATCTAAAGTTAAGCTTTGACTAATCTAACTTAACTTATTTAAAATCTAAGTTACTATTGTCACAGAAATATTTGGGAAAACATTTATAGACTTAAAAGTTCAGTCCATACAATAAAAATCTCAGTCCAAAACATAAATACCGGTAGGTATTTATTTGAGTCTTGTTCTAGATTGtcaaataagtaaataaaaaagatCAAAAAAGGGATTTTGAACGGTCATAATTTGACAGTTTTGTATCAAATTGCCAAATGACCAAATGTCGTATCAAAAGAGAGACTGtactaaaaacaaaaacagttaagAGTCTCAataaacagtatacaaaacacaacattgaaa of the Mytilus galloprovincialis chromosome 8, xbMytGall1.hap1.1, whole genome shotgun sequence genome contains:
- the LOC143085284 gene encoding neuronal acetylcholine receptor subunit beta-3-like: MDLAVCLFILNVFIERCLGAFNGEATLMDHILSGYNPAARPRINATESVMVDVGFYLTRLDHTDLRNNKMITTGWMVVRWHDDFLRWNATDFNNISKIIVPTAKVWKPDLALDNSADDLYTSIYNSAFQVVIYSNGSMMWEPGGSFSTVCYFDIRSYPFDHQTCEIIFTSWHYTLDMLNLSCSGNVNKDTFWRNGEWDIEHTKLIRREWSSGGNTLEYIYPEIVIQIHMRRKILYYIINIVLPCFFMSLLVLMVFHLPPDAGEKVSLGVTVLLAFSVFQLMIAESVPSTSDATPMLEIYLLFFMAESTFSVAVSVIVLNLHLRTEYKPPPNWLRKLVLHWMAKMLFMNVSEANKVVPENKDSAHSKDFASSSMPEVHVDRKESKIISNFHTYHTHEPHPHELHTHEPHPHELHTHDQHIHEAHSNELHIHEPHQHEKHLHEPHQHEQHLHELHTHELHPPTINIGESHSADSGMKDHSSSHFHTVHSPVSTKVHFDGHSNMSPQLEKSALRVMKSLANLDHVPKNQSRIEFMKLIKDTYRDLCQQRADDELDQLFENEWKRIARVVDRFFFLITSMFIVISSIAIFAVIPYGHSD